One window of Vespa velutina chromosome 2, iVesVel2.1, whole genome shotgun sequence genomic DNA carries:
- the LOC124946751 gene encoding actin-histidine N-methyltransferase isoform X1 — protein sequence MNKKKSHSSSKQNYHQRQTSVVKARKKLNALCDQVFHMSCDPAYDTQLWDYYMNITPSLILITYNTSYLQPMKTKLSKQSRGVGQFMSWLKENDVNVDGASIVGFTGYDLGLRAERDFLENELILEIPRKLIFSTQTAAPELESFQRDPLIQQMPQVALAIALLVEKYKENSKWKSYFDILPTSYNTVLYMNLLEMKELKGSLTLETALKQVRNITRQYTYFNRVFQNGNDAVSNLLRDFFSYDDYIWAVSTVMTRQNLIPSEDGSSMIHALIPMWDMCNHEEGRITTGFNTTSDCCECYAMRDFKKGEQIFISYGSRTNSDFLVHSGFVCLENKKDGVRLPLGISKSDPLRKERIELLEKLGLPATGDFLLKAGTEPISDSLLAFLRVFNMRKIELTHWLKSDKVTDLKHVDCALDTIVEENVMKFLLDRLKLLIAKYPSTIEEDLEKLNTRLPKMQRLIVQLRVSEMKILLSALDYVGQWLKV from the exons ATGAACAAAAAGAAGTCTCATTCTTCTTCGAAGCAGAACTATCATCAAAGACAAACGTCGGTGGTGAAAGCGAGAAAAAAGCTCAATGCTTTGTGCGACCAAGTTTTTCACA tGAGCTGCGATCCTGCGTATGACACACAGCTATGggattattatatgaatatcaCACCAAGTTTAATACTAATTACCTACAACACTAGTTATTTACAACCGATGAAGACAAAGCTATCAAAACAATCCCGGGGGGTTGGACAATTCATGAGCTGGCTGAAAGAGAATGATGTTAACGTAGATGGAGCAAGTATAGTTGGATTTACAGGATACGACTTAGGTCTAAGGGCAGAACGTGATTTTTTAGAGAATGAACTTATTTTGGAAATACCTAGGAAACTTATATTTAGTACTCAAACAGCTGCCCCTGAGTTAGAAAGTTTTCAACGTGATCCATTGATACAACAAATGCCACAAGTGGCATTAGCCATTGCTTTGCTCGTtgaaaagtataaagaaaattcaaaatggAAATCTTATTTTGATATTCTTCCCACTAGTTATAATACAGTACTCTATATGAATCTGCTTGAAATGAAGGAGCTTAAAGGCAGTCTAACATTAG aaacTGCTTTGAAACAAGTCAGAAATATTACACGACAATACACTTATTTTAATAGAGTTTTTCAAAATGGAAACGATGCAGTATCTAACTTGCTCagggattttttttcttatgatgATTATAT ttgGGCCGTTTCTACAGTAATGACAAGACAAAATTTAATCCCAAGTGAAGATGGATCCAGTATGATACATGCTTTGATACCAATGTGGGATATGTGTAATCATGAAGAAGGAAGG ATAACTACAGGTTTTAATACAACTTCTGATTGTTGCGAATGTTATGCCATGAGAGAttttaaaaaaggagaacagATATTCATCAGTTATGGTTCAAGAACTAATTCCGATTTTCTAGTACATTCAGGATTCGTTTgtctagaaaataaaaag gATGGCGTTAGACTACCTCTTGGTATCAGTAAATCAGATCCACTTAGAAAAGAACGTATTGagcttttagaaaaattaggaTTACCGGCGACCGGtgactttttattaaaagctGGCACTGAACCAATTTCGGATTCGCTTCTGGCATTTCTTCGTGTCTTTAACATGAGAAAAATAGAACTTACCCATTGGTTGAAATCGGATAAAGTTACTGATTTAAAACACGTTGATTGTGCTTTAGATACCATTGTCGAAGAAAACGTGATGAAGTTTTTATTAGACAGATTAAAATTACTAATTGCTAAATATCCTTCAACAATAGAG GAGGACTTAGAGAAACTCAATACCAGATTACCGAAGATGCAACGCTTGATCGTACAATTGAGAGTATCcgaaatgaaaattctatTGAGCGCACTCGATTATGTAGGACAATGGTTAAAAGTCTGA
- the LOC124946751 gene encoding actin-histidine N-methyltransferase isoform X2: MLCATKFFTVTRGWGSTFAILIVGLSNFLSNNWVSCDPAYDTQLWDYYMNITPSLILITYNTSYLQPMKTKLSKQSRGVGQFMSWLKENDVNVDGASIVGFTGYDLGLRAERDFLENELILEIPRKLIFSTQTAAPELESFQRDPLIQQMPQVALAIALLVEKYKENSKWKSYFDILPTSYNTVLYMNLLEMKELKGSLTLETALKQVRNITRQYTYFNRVFQNGNDAVSNLLRDFFSYDDYIWAVSTVMTRQNLIPSEDGSSMIHALIPMWDMCNHEEGRITTGFNTTSDCCECYAMRDFKKGEQIFISYGSRTNSDFLVHSGFVCLENKKDGVRLPLGISKSDPLRKERIELLEKLGLPATGDFLLKAGTEPISDSLLAFLRVFNMRKIELTHWLKSDKVTDLKHVDCALDTIVEENVMKFLLDRLKLLIAKYPSTIEEDLEKLNTRLPKMQRLIVQLRVSEMKILLSALDYVGQWLKV; this comes from the exons ATGCTTTGTGCGACCAAGTTTTTCACA GTCACACGAGGGTGGGGATCAACGTTTGCGATACTTATCGTCGGATTAAGCAATTTCTTGTCCAATAACTGgg tGAGCTGCGATCCTGCGTATGACACACAGCTATGggattattatatgaatatcaCACCAAGTTTAATACTAATTACCTACAACACTAGTTATTTACAACCGATGAAGACAAAGCTATCAAAACAATCCCGGGGGGTTGGACAATTCATGAGCTGGCTGAAAGAGAATGATGTTAACGTAGATGGAGCAAGTATAGTTGGATTTACAGGATACGACTTAGGTCTAAGGGCAGAACGTGATTTTTTAGAGAATGAACTTATTTTGGAAATACCTAGGAAACTTATATTTAGTACTCAAACAGCTGCCCCTGAGTTAGAAAGTTTTCAACGTGATCCATTGATACAACAAATGCCACAAGTGGCATTAGCCATTGCTTTGCTCGTtgaaaagtataaagaaaattcaaaatggAAATCTTATTTTGATATTCTTCCCACTAGTTATAATACAGTACTCTATATGAATCTGCTTGAAATGAAGGAGCTTAAAGGCAGTCTAACATTAG aaacTGCTTTGAAACAAGTCAGAAATATTACACGACAATACACTTATTTTAATAGAGTTTTTCAAAATGGAAACGATGCAGTATCTAACTTGCTCagggattttttttcttatgatgATTATAT ttgGGCCGTTTCTACAGTAATGACAAGACAAAATTTAATCCCAAGTGAAGATGGATCCAGTATGATACATGCTTTGATACCAATGTGGGATATGTGTAATCATGAAGAAGGAAGG ATAACTACAGGTTTTAATACAACTTCTGATTGTTGCGAATGTTATGCCATGAGAGAttttaaaaaaggagaacagATATTCATCAGTTATGGTTCAAGAACTAATTCCGATTTTCTAGTACATTCAGGATTCGTTTgtctagaaaataaaaag gATGGCGTTAGACTACCTCTTGGTATCAGTAAATCAGATCCACTTAGAAAAGAACGTATTGagcttttagaaaaattaggaTTACCGGCGACCGGtgactttttattaaaagctGGCACTGAACCAATTTCGGATTCGCTTCTGGCATTTCTTCGTGTCTTTAACATGAGAAAAATAGAACTTACCCATTGGTTGAAATCGGATAAAGTTACTGATTTAAAACACGTTGATTGTGCTTTAGATACCATTGTCGAAGAAAACGTGATGAAGTTTTTATTAGACAGATTAAAATTACTAATTGCTAAATATCCTTCAACAATAGAG GAGGACTTAGAGAAACTCAATACCAGATTACCGAAGATGCAACGCTTGATCGTACAATTGAGAGTATCcgaaatgaaaattctatTGAGCGCACTCGATTATGTAGGACAATGGTTAAAAGTCTGA
- the LOC124946751 gene encoding actin-histidine N-methyltransferase isoform X3 — protein MNITPSLILITYNTSYLQPMKTKLSKQSRGVGQFMSWLKENDVNVDGASIVGFTGYDLGLRAERDFLENELILEIPRKLIFSTQTAAPELESFQRDPLIQQMPQVALAIALLVEKYKENSKWKSYFDILPTSYNTVLYMNLLEMKELKGSLTLETALKQVRNITRQYTYFNRVFQNGNDAVSNLLRDFFSYDDYIWAVSTVMTRQNLIPSEDGSSMIHALIPMWDMCNHEEGRITTGFNTTSDCCECYAMRDFKKGEQIFISYGSRTNSDFLVHSGFVCLENKKDGVRLPLGISKSDPLRKERIELLEKLGLPATGDFLLKAGTEPISDSLLAFLRVFNMRKIELTHWLKSDKVTDLKHVDCALDTIVEENVMKFLLDRLKLLIAKYPSTIEEDLEKLNTRLPKMQRLIVQLRVSEMKILLSALDYVGQWLKV, from the exons atgaatatcaCACCAAGTTTAATACTAATTACCTACAACACTAGTTATTTACAACCGATGAAGACAAAGCTATCAAAACAATCCCGGGGGGTTGGACAATTCATGAGCTGGCTGAAAGAGAATGATGTTAACGTAGATGGAGCAAGTATAGTTGGATTTACAGGATACGACTTAGGTCTAAGGGCAGAACGTGATTTTTTAGAGAATGAACTTATTTTGGAAATACCTAGGAAACTTATATTTAGTACTCAAACAGCTGCCCCTGAGTTAGAAAGTTTTCAACGTGATCCATTGATACAACAAATGCCACAAGTGGCATTAGCCATTGCTTTGCTCGTtgaaaagtataaagaaaattcaaaatggAAATCTTATTTTGATATTCTTCCCACTAGTTATAATACAGTACTCTATATGAATCTGCTTGAAATGAAGGAGCTTAAAGGCAGTCTAACATTAG aaacTGCTTTGAAACAAGTCAGAAATATTACACGACAATACACTTATTTTAATAGAGTTTTTCAAAATGGAAACGATGCAGTATCTAACTTGCTCagggattttttttcttatgatgATTATAT ttgGGCCGTTTCTACAGTAATGACAAGACAAAATTTAATCCCAAGTGAAGATGGATCCAGTATGATACATGCTTTGATACCAATGTGGGATATGTGTAATCATGAAGAAGGAAGG ATAACTACAGGTTTTAATACAACTTCTGATTGTTGCGAATGTTATGCCATGAGAGAttttaaaaaaggagaacagATATTCATCAGTTATGGTTCAAGAACTAATTCCGATTTTCTAGTACATTCAGGATTCGTTTgtctagaaaataaaaag gATGGCGTTAGACTACCTCTTGGTATCAGTAAATCAGATCCACTTAGAAAAGAACGTATTGagcttttagaaaaattaggaTTACCGGCGACCGGtgactttttattaaaagctGGCACTGAACCAATTTCGGATTCGCTTCTGGCATTTCTTCGTGTCTTTAACATGAGAAAAATAGAACTTACCCATTGGTTGAAATCGGATAAAGTTACTGATTTAAAACACGTTGATTGTGCTTTAGATACCATTGTCGAAGAAAACGTGATGAAGTTTTTATTAGACAGATTAAAATTACTAATTGCTAAATATCCTTCAACAATAGAG GAGGACTTAGAGAAACTCAATACCAGATTACCGAAGATGCAACGCTTGATCGTACAATTGAGAGTATCcgaaatgaaaattctatTGAGCGCACTCGATTATGTAGGACAATGGTTAAAAGTCTGA
- the LOC124946746 gene encoding uncharacterized protein LOC124946746 — MQKRIILFLSIANILYLPGCRSVHGETTLNRPGIEDIVIEDHVKADTNNKDSYLPKEKSSELLGKWRNNGEALEPKWRDGDAVPLLPFSHFAQTYTQEETDLTGHDNPYDVVYRDNLNYRQLNENQGGNDYVDSRQERRFPLPKDSTIRLEERKYGRQSRGKIEQVPVERPSKDKFLRNDRMTSTGYRDAFQVHPNEYEHDLADEEYLKPRPRKRRPPQNEEFILSAKETMHNNERIKFDSILSSNDKKDKASSKKIEAIKSLLKMQQEEGVSLSEILHRKNLTLIDLLKGKADVISALKMKDIDEIGDDIEQISLAMTSTLAKLPSTTHQSILDTTTTKTITTMDHVSTKISQLKETTTETLAAISPSEISIDLNQNDDKTNQNLNTTREIYSDENHDEIMEFSDFTDYKKGRTTASPIWISLITENNAIVRSMQNINLNRSDRGSTLSIVRILNPTVETFTTKNLEKNKPFNKIYTDTIHKEDNSNLAVAEDHFDSISEADYQYDAPLNDMRQDDEIRVSSSIKKNECINDSDKDETIYLEKDKDRSKDFLSKSKNDSSFEETIKTFFKNHPNVEDVMSEGKRYEDIMSEIEPEARAEIFELFASGSGGKNLERLLKSRNMTLEELIALRQRGSSKVHLAEVSRLRNHKALRISEDNQLSEKKHLHNLEEKSIIDEPRNETIGIKKLMNKTEHIDISQIHPKLIKEMTEFSFTTEISFKTKNYSNEKHEDPNHLIKITELFNTFTSLSFDKDQEQRISENIEETLNKKTIDDESINIVQSDYAKEMIQNNTEVDISVIYKGSINEVKHDDNDENEDRGKSLSKIKSSIIASGAILGVTIVVFFAIFVACRIRHKQKYRYRNSFPRTVFQSPIATARKLSNTSSLNNIMVSVVATSTTKRSEKNDSQQNTGDYDSKCDIDNDSLDANDSWETIPDYIK, encoded by the exons ATGCAGAAGAGgatcattctatttttatcgatcgcgAACATCCTGTATCTTCCAGGTTGTCGTTCAGTTCACGGAGAAACAACACTGAACAGGCCAGGAATCGAAGATATCGTGATCGAGGATCATGTG aaggCAGATACAAATAATAAGGATTCGTATCTTCCTAAAGAAAAGTCAAGCGAATTACTCGGAAAATGGAGAAACAATGGCGAAGCTTTAGAACCGAAATGGCGTGACGGTGATGCTGTACCTTTGCTTCCATTTTCTCACTTCGCACAAACCTATACTCAAGAGGAAACCGATTTAACAGGACATGATAATCCCTATGACGTAGTTTATCGAgataatcttaattatcgtcAACTCAACGAGAATCAAGGAGGAAACGATTACGTTGATTCACGACAAGAAAGACGATTTCCTCTTCCTAAAGATTCGACGATACGAttggaggaaagaaaatatggaAGACAATCGCGCGGGAAAATTGAACAAGTACCGGTTGAACGTCCttcgaaagataaatttcTTAGAAACGATCGAATGACTTCAACTGGATATCGTGATGCTTTTCAGGTTCATCCAAATGAGTATGAACATGATTTAGCCGacgaagaatatttaaaaccTCGACCAAGAAAAAGACGTCCACCTCAGAACGAAGAATTCATTTTAAGTGCTAAAGAAACGATgcataataacgaaagaataaaatttgattctattttatcatctaatgataaaaaagataaagcatcttcaaagaaaattgaagCTATAAAATCTTTGTTAAAAATGCAACAAGAAGAAGGTGTTAGTCTTTCAGAAATATTACATCGTAAAAATTTGACTCTGATAGATCTGTTAAAAGGTAAAGCAGATGTGATCAGCgcattaaaaatgaaagatatcgaTGAAATTGGTGATGATATCGAACAGATATCTTTGGCAATGACGAGCACATTGGCTAAATTACCGTCCACGACCCATCAAAGTATACTTGACACGACGACGACTAAAACAATTACCACGATGGATCATGTGTCAACGAAAATTTCACAATTGAAAGAAACTACTACTGAAACTTTAGCAGCAATTTCTCCATCAGAAATCTCTATCGATTTGAATCAAAACGATGATAAGACGAATCAAAATCTAAATACAACGCGCGAGATCTACAGTGATGAGAATCATGATGAAATCATGGAATTTTCAGATTTTACagattataaaaaaggaaggactACTGCATCACCAATTTGGATTTCTTTAATAACAGAAAATAATGCTATCGTTCGTTCTATGCAAAATATTAATCTAAATCGTTCTGATAGAGGTTCCACCTTGAGTATCGTAAGAATTTTGAATCCGACTGTCGAGACATTTACTacaaaaaatttggaaaaaaacaaaccatttaataaaatatatactgaTACTATACACAAGGAAGATAATTCTAATTTAGCTGTAGCAGAAGATCATTTTGATAGTATTTCTGAAGCAGATTATCAATATGATGCTCCTTTGAATGATATGCGACAAGATGACGAGATACGTGTGTCctcttcgataaaaaagaatgaatgcaTAAATGATAGCGATAAAGATGAAACTATATAtctagaaaaagataaagatcgttcaaaagattttttatcaaaatccaAAAACGATTCATCCTTCGAAGAAACAATCAAAACTTTCTTCAAAAACCATCCTAATGTAGAAGATGTGATGTCAGAAGGTAAACGTTACGAAGATATCATGTCAGAAATAGAACCAGAAGCTCGTGCTGagatttttgaattatttgcTTCTGGATCTGGGGGTAAGAATCTGGAACGTTTGTTAAAGTCTAGGAACATGACTTTGGAAGAACTGATTGCTTTACGTCAAAGAGGCTCCAGTAAAGTTCATTTAGCAGAAGTATCTCGTTTGAGAAATCATAAAGCTTTAAGAATATCGGAAGATAATCAATTATCAGAGAAAAAGCATCTTCATAAtcttgaagaaaaaagtatcattGATGAACCTCGAAATGAAACGATTGGAATAAAGAAATTGATGAATAAAACAGAACACATTGATATTTCGCAGATCCATCCGAAACTTATTAAGGAAATGACAGAGTTTTCATTTACCACAGAGATTagttttaaaacaaaaaattatagtaaCGAAAAACATGAAGATccaaatcatttaataaagatcacagaattatttaatacttttacatCTTTGTCGTTTGATAAAGATCAGGAACAACGAATCTctgaaaatattgaagaaacattaaataaaaaaactatagACGATGAATCGATTAATATTGTTCAAAGTGATTATGCGAAAGAAATGATTCAAAATAATACTGAAGTAGATATAAGTGTGATATACAAGGGATCTATAAACGAAGTGAAAcacgatgataatgacgaaaatgaaGATCGGGGAAAAAGTTTATCAAAGATTAAATCTAGTATAATAGCTAGTGGGGCTATACTTGGTGTAACGATAGTCGTATTCTTTGCCATCTTTGTAGCTTGTAGAATACGtcataaacaaaaatataggTACAGAAACTCTTTTCCACGAACGGTATTTCAAAGTCCAATAGCAACAGCCAGAAAGTTGTCCAATACAAGTAGTCTGAATAATATAATGGTGAGTGTAGTTGCCACTTCGACGACAAAGAGatcagaaaaaaatgattcacAGCAAAATACTGGTGACTATGATTCCAAGTGTGACATCGATAATGATTCGCTCGATGCTAATGATAGTTGGGAAACTATAcctgattatataaaatga